A part of Rhinatrema bivittatum chromosome 16, aRhiBiv1.1, whole genome shotgun sequence genomic DNA contains:
- the LOC115077723 gene encoding olfactory receptor 1F1-like, producing the protein MAVLGNLLIICIVCADPHLHTPMYFFFTNLSALDICSLTSVVPKLLAMLLTDTNKISFEECCLQMYCYIMCLATEFTLLTAMAYDRYVAICNPLHYTIIMSKRLCALVAAFSWTMGLISPLPPSIVIAQFSFCDSNEINHFFCEVSAVVELSCTDTSVIDTMTLAEGTFAVIIPFLLILTSYVFIISTILKIRSTEGKSKAFSTCSSHLTVIVLLYGTIIGVYMQPNAGDSVNSSKLPTTLCVVILPLLNPLIYSLRSKELNVALKKAIKRMTSFARH; encoded by the coding sequence atggccgtgctggggaacctcctcattATCTGCATAGTATGTGCTGATCCACACCTGCACACTCCCATGTATTTCTTTTTCACCAACTTGTCTGCCTTAGATATCTGCTCTTTGACTTCTGTTGTTCCAAAACTGCTGGCAATGCTCCTCACAGACACCAATAAGATATCTTTTGAGGAATGCTGTCTGCAGATGTACTGCTATATAATGTGTTTGGCTACAGAATTTACACTTCTCACTGCCATGGCATATGATCGTTATGTTGCAATATGCAATCCCCTGCATTACACCATCATTATGAGCAAGAGACTCTGTGCCCTTGTGGCTGCTTTCTCATGGACAATGGGTTTAATATCGCCATTGCCACCCTCTATAGTTATAGCtcagttttctttctgtgactcTAATGAAAtcaatcatttcttctgtgaAGTCTCAGCAGTGGTAGAACTTTCCTGCACAGATACCTCTGTCATTGATACTATGACTTTAGCAGAAGGCACATTTGCAGTCATCATCCCTTTTCTGCTAATCCTGACATCCTATGTGTTCATCATCTCCACCATACTAAAAATCCGTTCCACagaggggaaaagcaaggccttctccacctgctcctctcacCTCACAGTCATCGTTCTCTTATATGGGACTATTATAGGAGTGTATATGCAGCCCAATGCAGGGGATTCTGTGAATTCAAGCAAACTGCCTACCACATTGTGTGTTGTCATTCTCCCATTGTTAAACCCCCTGATTTATAGCTTGAGGAGCAAAGAGTTAAATGTGGCACTCAAAAAAGCCATCAAGAGAATGACATCATTTGCGAGACACTAA